Genomic DNA from Enoplosus armatus isolate fEnoArm2 chromosome 7, fEnoArm2.hap1, whole genome shotgun sequence:
GACATTGGCCTCCATTTTTTGACCTACCTATACGAAGAAACAATTCTAAAATAAACTACATGTGGAAACCTAGCAGTTAGCTACATGATAAACAGGTGAAAATGACGTCCATGTGTTGCAGCATTCACTAACACGTGGTTAACCCACAATCCTTTGGTGGGGGAATATTGGGCTATAGTTGTCCTGACCTACACACAATTATTTAGGTACAAACATGTAAATTGCATTCTagtttgtgctcatttcagaaaatgttgcttttgcCAAAGCAGTATGAAACGCTTCTGTTCACACAGTATGCAACTAATCTCCATTCCAAGTCCAATCCAGGAAGAAGTGTCACATTCATCTAGTGCATGGGGAATAAAAAGGTCCATTGCAGGTCGAACCCCAGatgttttccctttcttttcttaagTGCTTTGCTTTTAAGGTGAGCTAAAGCAAACTAACAATAACTTGCTGCATCTATACCATGAGTTAAGGGTCTATAATTAGACCCTCACATCATTGGAAAATACTGAAGTGAGGATACATAGTGTTTATGCATATTATATTCATTATGCCATAAGCAGAGATGATCCATTGTCCATCTGTGATCTGTTGTAATGATGTTGTAATGTAGAtgcatttcatctcattttgggaaacaaaacaaatggagtCTGGAGAATTTATAGCATAAGAGGTGAAATTAGAGAAGAGCAGCACTTCTGTGTCAAGTGTTAGGATTTAGGTTagtcaaacattttctcaagGGCTTTGCGTGTTATGGATGCAACTTTTTTTCCATCATAGTCACTGATTATGCAGTCAGTGAAACAAGAATCCTAATGTTTCCTAACAGTGAGTACTCTAAAATCATCAGTCATAGGAATAGAATCAGTTTGAATATGACATTGTCTGCAAAATTTGAAAAGAACCATCCACTGGCTTTATAGAAATAACCTGTGAGAGTTTATCCTACAGCTTCTGTGAGAAAGCTATAGAAATTTGTCATCAAAGTTGAGGTCAGActtgtctttaaatgtcaaatcaGGTTAACCTGCATCAACCCTGGTTTAATAATACTTTAGGTATTCTCTATTCTTTAGCCAATAATTAGTTTGTATATTGACTCCAATTTACTCTGTGAAGAAGCTAAGCGAGGCAGCTATTGGCGCAATGTTACACTTAAACCACTGTTGCCATAATCCTGTTGAGGTTGGCAACCTTTAGGCAACCTTGCTTGTGTTTTGCCAAAGGAAGACAGCATTACGTCCAAAAACAGGAAGTATTTGAACTCATGGCTACAGGTAATGCTCAACCTGATTCCATTTCCGCTATTCTAGCTGTAGAGTCCTACTGAACACATCCAGCTGAATGCTGCCTTTCCTGCCCTGAATATAAATTTGTTCTTGCCCAGTGCtactattgtttttttgtttttttatcaccCCTTGTACTTTTGTCCTGTTTAAACAAATGTGTAGTAGACTTAAATGAAGGGAAGGATTGACAAGTAGTTGCAACAGTTGTaacaagaggaaacaggatAAATGTGGTCAAAATGTTACATGAAGCAACTTTTAAGGATGTAGAAACTAGCATTGTGATATTGTGTTGGgcctgatttttgttttcttggaaTGCAGATGTTTCAACCCGCTTACCTCCACACACAAATTCCATTTCAGTAACCAGCCTATCTGTCACCGCCTCAACTCCACGCAACATGACAGCAACTACTGTCATGTCTTCAGACACCTCAGAAACTGCCCTCAAACCTGCACTCACCACGCCAACCCTCACCTCAAACTCCCCAACTCAGGCACACAATTCAACTACCACGCCTGGTAATGTATTCAGCCTCAGTTTACAGTCTTTTTGGATACATTAGCGTTGCATTTGGCATGCTATTCTCCTGAAATAGTAGTTAGGCATTATATCAGGTAAGACTATTGGCAGTAAAGTATTTTGACTTGAAGGTGACCTCCAGCATGCTCTCCATCCTACAGCCACTGCTCATCCATCAACCACCTCACCCTCACCCACTGCAAACACCCCTCAAAACCAGACCTCACCTACAAGCACCATGTACACCCCCACAGTGGCTACCAGTACTGCCATCACAGGTTGGACTTTTCCTATTTACAAGCCCTCATTTGTTCTTATATAGGACTGTTCATATGAGTGTAGACAACAATTCCTAATACTAGCACTGCTAAGGAATGGGTTACGACAGACACTTCATTTGCAAGCTGCTTTGGAAGAGAATTTAAAAGTTCTATGAtcatatattaatattttgttgtttctttttctaatctCATTCGAATGCGTTCTCCAGCCACCACACAAGCCCCTCCAGCTCCACAGTGTGAGTATCAGCATGATTTTTTCAAGATGTAATCATCTTTACACTCATCTTTACAAACACTGTTCGACATCTACATGAACAAACTGTCATCAGGTGGTTTATATTAACTAAGAGATTTTATGATTCTGTTGATTCTGTCTGCAGGTTCTTACACTGTCACGCCCATCAAGTTTGGCTTCCAGATCAACATTACTACAAACTCTATCGCTGGTAACTACACCATACACGTTAATGAGGCGGGCCAACCAAAGACTCAGATGACATTCGACGGTCAGCACTCCAACGAAACCTCATCACATGAAATCGAACAGCTGAAGCCCTGTACTAAATATGAGCATCAACTGGCAATTATTGATAGTGATGGTACAGTAACACACTGTAAGGCCACTGGAAATGAAACTATGACAACTGAGATGAGTGAGTAAAAAGAATTCATACCATTGAATTGcatcttaattttttttttttatttaagaagtgagacagagagacatttgtGCATCACTTGTGTATTTCAGGAAAAGATGACATTGAAAATGGCAACTGTACCCCTGGATATGTTTGTTACCGGAGCCATTGGAACATCAGCTCTTCATTGTCGACATCAAATAATATTCCAGCTGAGCCATGCaaaagtgacaagaaaacattcTGTATCAAACCTCGTTACGATGACATTTGCACAGATTTGACTACAACCTTCACTTCAGGAAACTGTTTGAACTCTTCCTTTAGTCTCACCAAAAATATCACTGTTGGTATGTACAGTAGAGTCCTCCTGTATTTTGAATTGCATGTGGTGTAGACCTTACTTCATCATGCTTAATTTAtgtactgttttcttttttccacagaTTTCTTAAATCCAAGTGAAATAAAGAAGACTGTTCCCACTGGACTTcctgcaaaaataaatacaacactTCCTCCAAACTGTAATGATCTCACCATTGACTACACCTGTCAGGGTGAGTGAAAAGACTAGAAGTAAAGAAACTTTGTCTGTCACCAACATTATGAATGGATTTAAGTGCAAACAGGTAGAAATTTGGACCGGCAATTTGCACTATTAGATTAGCTCACAcagaaatgacaatgaaaaatcAGTTTTACTAAAAAACTAAACCGATCTGAACTTTTGGTGTAAGAGGAAGTCGAGGTATTGCTTTGTGCACTCTGTCAATCAGCCCTGAAGAGAAGATTTAGTTATTTATCTGCTCTGAATGTGTCCACATTTGAATCTAATCTAACtctaaaaaatacaaaacaaataccaGTAGTTGAAGAAATGCTGTCATCCTTGTGTCTCCTCAGAACCTGGACAACTCAAACCCATGATGTTGTCTGAGCTGGAGCCCTTCACAAACTACACCTGTACTGGTCAGATCAAGCACAACAATGTCCTCATAGAAAACACAACTACGAGCCCCTTCAAGATTGACTGTGGTATGTTGATATTCACTTTACCTCACTGCAATGATGAGAACAATAAGCTTGTATCCTAAAATAACTTTGGATAAAAGGACAACACCAGATACTCAGAGTTACAGATGTCTAATGTCTTCTAACAGATCTTtcaataaaagacacaaaactatTGGAAACCAATACCTCCGCTGAGTTGAGTTGGACCACGACCAGCCGGAACTGTCAAGCTGTCCTTCCTCGTCTTCCTAATCTTCGTCTTTCTTATAACTGCAGTTGTTGGCCTACTTCCAAACAGAGACCCACTAGTAAGTAAAATTATTATGGAAGTCTTAGGAGATCCTTTTACTGGTCAGTTTATCTAAATAGTGAAATATAATGTGGACATTTGAATCATCCATGGACCTACCGTGCTCCATGCTAACACTTTGGCATGCTGAGTGATTTAAATAATAAGGTGTAAATAACCAGAGATGATACAACAAGTCCCAGTTTGGCGGAGAAGATTCACACAGTTAACATGAAACATGATCCAGAAATAACACTGAAATGCCAGAGTTTGATATCCTTGTTTCCTTAGGaagtaattaaaaatacatattaacTGACATTTTCATGTGTTAAACTTCCCAGTCTGCTTGCCTAATGGCACATAATGTTTTGGCTTACAGAGCCAGAACTGGTGATCTACCAATGACatatgattgattgattgattgattgattgatatcCGTTTTCTTGTCACTTAGTAGGTCACTTGACCAACAAAACAATCTGCTGTTGTATATTCCCTCAATTGTGTCTTTGTTGCCTTGTtatttaatcaaacaaacagcaaattaaACTATGTTGCAGTTAACAAATATTCATCAGGAGGAACATGTGTTATTACTGGACTGCAACCTTACACACAGTATACCTGCAAAGTCCAACCCATCTACAACCAGGAAAGAGTTGGCACATCAGTTAAAATTACATTCAAGACTAAGAGTGGAGGTAAGTGTCACAAAAAATGACCTTTTGGAGAAGTCAACATCtatataatacaaaaaaagtttatttaaatatttattaaggTTATTTATTTCGCATGTTGCTGAATATCCTGTTAAGACCACACAGCAACTCTATCATGTGACCGACTATCCCTCGGAAAGGACACAAGAGCAAGAAATATGATTACGAAATGACACAAGTTTACTGAAATCAATTATTTAGAAATTGTTTAAGCTAATTATAGTAATTATTATTCTAAATGCAACTTATTCTATTCATTATAATTCTGTCAATGATGTAATTTATCTGATTCTTTATCCTGTCTGTCATTTTTAACAAATGGTGTTAAATGCTGATAATCAGACAGCATATCATTCCCTGATACTAATACCAATATACATTATGTAGGCCTACAGTATAAGAACATCCCACTTCAAGTCATTATAATGCTCCAGTCATTAGTGAAGTAGGGGCCATGTACACAATATGTACCAGGAATACACAATAATGATAGACTTCAAATTCCAATAACAGTGTTATTCTCTGTGATTGTAGAAATCTGCCAGCTTCAGTAACTTCTGACCTGCTTGTTTATCACAGGTGCTGCAGTGAATTGTACTTTGAAttccatttttttaaatgtactttttttattccatttactTATTTGTCTGCTCATCATACACCATCTCATAATTCAATTCTTTCCTGCTTTAACAGTGTCCAATTTACAGTTTCCCTTTTGTGATACCAATATTTTACGAATGACTATTAAACATGTGCCACCTAACATTAAATGAACTCCAACCCCAACACATAACAGCTGtttaaaaaagtacaatgtaAAAGCCTTCATCAGTCATCATTTAAGAGACTTACATAATACAGAATAATAACTCATTTTCTGATCTTTTTATACTACTTACTTTGAGTTTAATCATTTTCAAAGTTAATTTAATTATCtttctttgtgcattttgtatttgtatcacTACTGAAAACCTACTGCAAATGCTAATCAGTGTTAAAAGTGCTGTTTTAGGAAACTAAAGTATCACTTGTGAGTGCTAACTGTGAGTAAGCATAGAGTGTTGTATCTAAaggaaaatatgttgtttttcttcactctcTTACAGTACCAGAAGAAATTACTAAACTGGTAGCGAATATTTCAGAGCATAATGTGATCAGAGTAACCTGTGGTCCTCCAAAAAGTTTTAATGGACCTGAGAACAAATACATTGCACGTCTTCATGATGGCAGCAACACTCTGAAGAAGACTGAAGACAAATGCAAGTTTGAATTCGTAGATCTTAGCTACTCTACGGCCTACACATTGAAGGTTTGTATAATCCTGAATAATTTCAGCTTTATTCCTCATATTTTTTCAAATGCTATAATTCCTGATTAAGGGATTCTCTGTCTTTCCAGGTGACTGCTTTCAACGGAGCTCATGAGGGCAACCCCAAGGAAGCTGAAGTTAACACTCTCTGTATGTGCAGTTTTAATTAGTGCCACAAATTGTCTCACATTATTCAGTTCAatcatttgacacattttgctctcacatacagtacacacgtccattttgatattattttccCAACATTTTACAGATAATGACAAAGCTCTCATTGGATTTCTGgtcttcctcatcatcctcacGTCTGTGGCTCTGCTTTTGGTCATCTACAAGATTTACATCCTGAAGCGCAAAAAGTCCCAGTAAGGATCGTTCCGCATTTTATCTCCTGCATGAGTTTGACCGTCACATTGCTCCTGTGATTGTTTGGTTTTACTCAAATTCACCTGCAGGTTTTGTTCTCCTGTTAAGACAATATCTTTTCATTTACAGTACACAAATAgtattattattgcatttgaaatgcattttagACAGAGACATCATAACTGTCACTGTTTcttgctgtttctttttctattctATATTCCTTATCATTTCAATTCTTTGAAACCAATCTTCACTATTTTATTTGCAGTGACCTGAGTGAAAACATGATGCTTATTTCGACAGCAAGTGAGTAGACTTCCTGTTTATTTCCTGGATTTTGTGTTGAACCAGATGATTGTAGCAGTCTTTAAGTATGTAATAAATGGCACTCACGTGTAGGAGTTACTGTTTTCAGATGATTTATGATGTTTCACAATGTACAGTTGTATTGCTTTATTCCTTGGTAGATCATGTAGACACATGTTTCAAGAGAAATCATTTATAAAAACTGagaaatatactgtaatttGGAGTAATGGCTAGTGATAAATTagtattattacagtattacattgtttctgtttttcatctgctgGCTGGTTTGTTGTTGTAGATGATGAGGAGAACCTGATGCCCGTCGAGCCAATTGCAGCAGAGGTTCTGCTGGAAGCCTACAAGAGGAAGCTCGCTGATGAAGGAAGACTTTTCCTGGCTGAGTTTCAAGTACATTTAACATCTGTGTTCTCTTTGGTGGCATTATGTTTGGTATTTCTATCTGTATTGGATGGTTTACAATGAAGTGGGAGGTGAGAGGTCCAAGGCTGGACTTGAACCAAGGAGGTTGGATGTGCATGCATAGAGCGAGTATGAATGGTACTCTAGAATTGCTGTCTGTTGGTCTTTGGCATTGTTTGGCAAGTTACATGATTTGTTTCTGCTTTCAGAGCATCCCCAGAATTTTCTCGAGGCACAGCGTGAAAGAGGCCAAAAAGCCCTGCAACGTCCCCAAGAACCGCTATGTGGACATCCTGCCATGTGAGTGGGTGTCTGTCCAGTAACACATGAAGCTTTTTAGataaaagagataaaagcaCTTACCAgatgtgtgatgtgtatttttattaacTGTTTTTGTGGGGAAATGTTGCACATCAGTGAGCAGGACGGTTTTATTGCAATATTGGATTCACAGGATTTTTACATCAATGTGAGATTTAACCTATGTAGCCTAATTTAGCTAATAAATGAAACAGCttcttaattgaatttacagaaaatTAACACACACTCGTTCATTAAGGGTGTCCTctgtaatatgttttatttattcatttattttttttctatcttgAAACAGATGATTTTAACCGTGTCCAGCTGACCAGCGGAAATGGAGAGGCAGGATGTGACTACATCAATGCCAGCTTCATTGAtgtatgaaaaacacacagataatactactactgctttTGCTACCACTGCTGCAGTCAGAATAATCaaacaacatacacatttagaaatataaaaataacagcaaGAACTGGCATGTTAAAGGGCCACATTACGTCCAAACAGCACAGCTTTTTAGGGCTAAATAGACACAAAGTTCATGATCTCTCTCTGACAATACACACCTTATTTagcatcatttgttttcctgctgcagggGTACAAGGAATCCAAAAAGTACATTGCAGCTCAAGGTAAAGCAAAGTACTCACATTCTTTGTACACTCAGTTAGTGCACCTGCATTATGTTTCTGGTT
This window encodes:
- the ptprc gene encoding receptor-type tyrosine-protein phosphatase C → MYTPTVATSTAITATTQAPPAPQCSYTVTPIKFGFQINITTNSIAGNYTIHVNEAGQPKTQMTFDGQHSNETSSHEIEQLKPCTKYEHQLAIIDSDGTVTHCKATGNETMTTEMRKDDIENGNCTPGYVCYRSHWNISSSLSTSNNIPAEPCKSDKKTFCIKPRYDDICTDLTTTFTSGNCLNSSFSLTKNITVDFLNPSEIKKTVPTGLPAKINTTLPPNCNDLTIDYTCQEPGQLKPMMLSELEPFTNYTCTGQIKHNNVLIENTTTSPFKIDCDLSIKDTKLLETNTSAELSWTTTSRNCQAVLPRLPNLRLSYNCSCWPTSKQRPTINKYSSGGTCVITGLQPYTQYTCKVQPIYNQERVGTSVKITFKTKSGVPEEITKLVANISEHNVIRVTCGPPKSFNGPENKYIARLHDGSNTLKKTEDKCKFEFVDLSYSTAYTLKVTAFNGAHEGNPKEAEVNTLYNDKALIGFLVFLIILTSVALLLVIYKIYILKRKKSHDLSENMMLISTANDEENLMPVEPIAAEVLLEAYKRKLADEGRLFLAEFQSIPRIFSRHSVKEAKKPCNVPKNRYVDILPYDFNRVQLTSGNGEAGCDYINASFIDGYKESKKYIAAQGPKDETVSDFWRMVWEQQSSIIVMVTRCEEGNRVKCAQYWPSPERETEIFEEFIVKLNSEDHCPDYTIRHLSLTNKREKNSEREVTHIQFMSWPDHGVPGEPHLLLKLRRRVNAFKNFFSGPIVVHCSAGVGRTGTYIGIDAMMEGLEAEGRVDIYGYVVRLRRQRCLMVQVEAQYILIHQALLEHNQFGETEITLSELHSTLSTLKQRNSANEPSLMEEEFERLPSYKNWRTFNTGITEENKKKNRSSSVIPYDYNRVLLKLDEGRSRDSDPDEEDEEESSDEEDEESTKYINASHVDGYWGPRAFIAAQTPLPDTMADFWSMVYQKRASTIVMLSDCSEGDKESDCVYWDKDQKTFGDFEVEVTSTDTSPTFILRNMLIRHVKRKESRPVKHFQFLKWTNRELPEKPQDLTDMIKDIKLSSGSSKSQRSMPIVVHCNDGSSRSGIFCALWNVLNSAETEKLVDVFQVVKTLRKERQGMIFSQEQYQFLYNALEGVFPVQNGEVKAVQASAADSVQVVNETKAAEQPAEEKAEQPASTTTNNQQGAAESAPLVADGGREVSNAPTETTPLEDASNGPTVTVEV